A section of the Arcobacter roscoffensis genome encodes:
- the amrA gene encoding AmmeMemoRadiSam system protein A yields the protein MEISVEQVLLEVARNTILSEFDSSFEINKKKLIEKYPILNEQRACFVTLNLHGKLRGCIGSLVAHRSLLDDVISNAYNAAFSDLRFNRLTALEFKNIDIEISVLTPAVKLEYENTQDLKEKIKINEHGVILELEGKRATFLPQVWEQLSSFEEFFTHLSKKAGFSQNCLEHKPSIYTYTAIKIK from the coding sequence ATGGAAATTAGTGTAGAACAAGTTCTGCTTGAAGTTGCTAGAAATACAATTTTAAGTGAGTTTGATAGTAGTTTTGAAATTAATAAAAAAAAATTAATAGAAAAATATCCTATTTTAAATGAACAAAGGGCTTGTTTTGTCACTTTAAACCTACATGGAAAACTAAGAGGTTGTATTGGTTCATTAGTAGCTCATCGAAGTTTACTTGATGATGTGATTTCTAATGCTTACAATGCAGCTTTTAGTGATTTAAGATTCAATAGATTAACAGCTTTGGAGTTTAAAAATATAGATATTGAAATATCTGTTTTAACTCCTGCTGTGAAACTTGAATATGAGAATACACAAGATTTAAAAGAAAAAATCAAAATAAATGAGCATGGAGTTATTTTAGAACTTGAAGGAAAAAGAGCAACTTTTTTACCTCAAGTTTGGGAACAGCTTTCAAGTTTTGAAGAGTTTTTTACTCACCTATCAAAAAAAGCAGGATTCTCTCAAAACTGCTTAGAACATAAACCTAGTATTTATACATACACTGCAATAAAGATAAAGTAA
- a CDS encoding ATP-binding cassette domain-containing protein has translation MEEDIVLQIDNLSFSYKKETPIYENFSMTLKKGELFTIFGKSGSGKTTLFELIIGSLKPQSGTIEKQSLSLIFQDPYNSFHPTFNIIEQIKDVINYDFYENMNNYLKELSLDESLLYKKPYELSGGQLQRCSILRALLMKPKLLLVDEPTSALDNIIAYDVMKLLIKYLDSCAILLITHDIDLATWCSDKIIRLDKDGKQ, from the coding sequence ATGGAAGAAGATATAGTTTTACAAATTGATAATTTAAGCTTCTCTTATAAAAAAGAAACACCCATTTATGAAAATTTTTCAATGACTTTAAAAAAGGGTGAACTTTTTACAATTTTTGGTAAAAGTGGTAGTGGAAAGACTACACTTTTTGAATTAATAATAGGTAGTTTAAAACCTCAAAGTGGAACTATAGAAAAGCAGAGTTTAAGTCTTATTTTTCAAGATCCTTATAACTCTTTTCATCCAACTTTTAATATAATTGAACAAATAAAAGATGTAATTAATTATGACTTTTATGAAAATATGAATAACTATTTAAAAGAACTGAGCTTGGATGAGAGTTTACTTTATAAAAAACCTTATGAGTTAAGTGGTGGGCAACTTCAAAGATGTTCTATTTTAAGAGCACTTTTAATGAAGCCTAAACTTCTTTTAGTTGATGAACCAACATCAGCTTTAGATAATATCATCGCATATGATGTAATGAAACTTTTAATAAAATATTTAGACTCATGTGCAATACTTTTAATTACGCATGATATTGATTTAGCTACTTGGTGTAGCGATAAAATTATAAGATTGGATAAAGATGGAAAACAATAA
- the hemH gene encoding ferrochelatase, with translation MENNKKALVLLNMGGARRKDELKLFLTNMFNDKNIIAAPKLIRKMIAFFITTSRLNSAWKNYEEIGGFSPLNPLTEKLVDKVNENIKEYKTYQVMRYTPPFAKDVIEDMKKDGIEEVVLLPLYPQFSTTTTKSSLEDFKAYAKDSFKIKTKGTFYKNEAFNKCIIEEIKEKTNSQAGEFNLIFSAHGLPQKIVDKGDPYEKQMNKHVKILSKMLEEEGQNFKSINLAYQSKVGPMKWLDPSLDDMLENFKDENVIIYPIAFTVDNSETDFELDIEYREIAEEIGVKEFRVCKCVNDSDMFIEAIKDMIKFK, from the coding sequence ATGGAAAACAATAAAAAAGCCTTAGTTCTACTTAATATGGGTGGAGCAAGAAGAAAAGATGAATTGAAACTTTTTTTAACAAATATGTTTAACGACAAAAATATCATAGCAGCCCCAAAACTAATAAGAAAAATGATTGCATTTTTTATTACAACTTCAAGACTTAATAGTGCATGGAAAAACTATGAAGAAATAGGTGGTTTCTCACCACTAAACCCACTAACTGAAAAATTAGTTGATAAAGTAAATGAAAATATAAAAGAGTATAAAACATATCAAGTTATGAGATATACTCCTCCTTTTGCAAAAGATGTAATCGAAGATATGAAAAAAGATGGAATAGAAGAAGTTGTTTTACTTCCTTTATATCCTCAATTTTCAACAACTACTACAAAATCATCTTTAGAAGACTTTAAAGCTTATGCAAAAGACTCTTTTAAGATAAAAACAAAAGGAACATTTTATAAAAATGAAGCTTTTAATAAATGTATTATTGAAGAGATAAAAGAAAAAACAAACTCTCAAGCAGGTGAGTTTAATCTTATTTTCTCTGCTCATGGTTTACCTCAAAAGATTGTAGATAAGGGTGATCCTTATGAAAAACAAATGAACAAGCATGTGAAGATTTTATCAAAAATGCTTGAAGAGGAAGGTCAAAACTTTAAATCAATAAACCTAGCTTATCAATCAAAAGTAGGTCCTATGAAGTGGCTTGATCCTTCACTTGATGATATGCTTGAAAACTTTAAAGATGAAAATGTGATTATTTACCCAATTGCTTTTACAGTTGATAATTCAGAAACTGATTTTGAACTTGATATTGAGTATAGAGAAATAGCAGAAGAAATTGGTGTAAAAGAGTTTAGAGTTTGTAAGTGTGTAAATGATAGTGATATGTTTATTGAAGCTATTAAGGATATGATAAAATTCAAATAG